A single region of the Arthrobacter sp. FB24 genome encodes:
- a CDS encoding F510_1955 family glycosylhydrolase yields the protein MPLHSLTRPRPAAALAAAAALLLTLTACTPGSTTDTPEAGTAPTTAAPGLPSSHVHGLTVNGTTGQVLLATHDGLFDVTKSPATKIGDTNDLMGFTTAGDKGPFYASGHPGPGSDLPNPMGLLKSTDGGKTWEQLSRQGESDFHAMTTTKSGIIASDGTLRTSPDGKTWKTVSAGFTPAVLAGHPGSDTVLATTQEGIQRSTDAGTTWKPLEGGPVIQFAAFANPTEAVGAEPNGTVHYSADTGQTWTKKGRIEAQVLAIAAVKGDDGSPRIWAATPDGIVASTDGGMTFQPAGAE from the coding sequence ACCGCCTGCACCCCCGGCTCCACCACCGATACGCCGGAGGCCGGCACCGCACCGACCACTGCGGCCCCGGGCCTTCCCAGCTCCCACGTCCATGGACTCACCGTGAACGGCACAACCGGCCAGGTGCTGCTGGCCACCCACGACGGCCTCTTCGACGTCACCAAGTCCCCGGCCACCAAAATCGGTGACACCAACGACCTGATGGGCTTCACCACAGCCGGTGACAAGGGCCCGTTTTACGCCTCCGGCCACCCTGGGCCCGGATCGGACCTGCCCAACCCGATGGGTTTGCTGAAGTCCACTGATGGCGGCAAAACCTGGGAACAGCTCTCCCGGCAGGGCGAATCCGACTTCCACGCCATGACCACCACCAAATCCGGCATCATTGCCTCCGATGGGACGCTGCGCACCAGCCCCGACGGGAAGACCTGGAAAACCGTGTCAGCCGGGTTTACCCCGGCAGTCCTGGCCGGGCATCCCGGCAGTGACACCGTTCTGGCCACCACCCAGGAAGGAATCCAGCGCTCCACCGACGCCGGCACCACATGGAAGCCGCTGGAAGGCGGCCCCGTGATCCAGTTCGCCGCCTTCGCGAACCCGACCGAGGCCGTAGGTGCTGAACCCAACGGTACCGTGCACTACTCCGCTGACACCGGACAGACCTGGACGAAGAAGGGCCGCATCGAGGCCCAGGTGCTGGCCATCGCCGCAGTCAAGGGCGACGACGGCAGTCCACGGATCTGGGCTGCCACCCCGGACGGGATCGTTGCCTCCACGGACGGAGGAATGACGTTCCAGCCAGCCGGCGCCGAATAG
- a CDS encoding four-helix bundle copper-binding protein → MSHHVSAMLNAHPQADPAMSRDSLAGCIAACFECAQTCTACADACLGEDMVAELTTCIRTDLDCADVCAATGNLLSRQTGGQSPITLAALEACRAACAACAEECQKHAGMHEHCRICAEACRRCEAACGVLLAAG, encoded by the coding sequence ATGAGCCACCACGTCAGCGCCATGCTCAACGCCCACCCCCAGGCAGACCCTGCCATGAGCCGGGACAGCCTGGCCGGATGTATTGCCGCCTGCTTCGAGTGCGCCCAGACATGCACGGCCTGCGCGGACGCGTGTCTGGGCGAGGACATGGTCGCCGAGCTCACCACCTGTATCCGGACAGATTTGGACTGCGCCGATGTCTGCGCGGCCACAGGGAACCTCCTGTCCCGGCAGACCGGAGGGCAGAGTCCCATCACGCTTGCGGCGTTGGAGGCCTGCCGGGCAGCGTGCGCCGCCTGCGCCGAAGAGTGCCAAAAGCACGCGGGGATGCACGAGCACTGCCGGATCTGTGCCGAAGCCTGCCGCCGCTGCGAAGCCGCGTGCGGTGTCCTGCTGGCCGCAGGCTAG
- a CDS encoding heavy metal-responsive transcriptional regulator, whose product MKIGQVAETTGTTTKTLRFYEAEGLLPPAERTASGYRDYSEDVVGRIGFIHRGQAAGLTLAQIRQILNIRDRGQTPCSHVRELLGQRLTELDAQTTELLALRETISQLYAQAAEPKQPEACPPDEICRYL is encoded by the coding sequence ATGAAGATCGGGCAGGTCGCAGAAACAACCGGGACCACGACCAAGACCCTGCGGTTCTACGAAGCAGAAGGGCTGCTTCCTCCCGCCGAACGCACCGCCTCCGGCTACCGCGATTACTCAGAAGACGTCGTGGGCCGGATCGGTTTCATCCACCGCGGCCAGGCCGCAGGGCTCACCCTCGCCCAGATCAGGCAGATCCTGAACATCCGCGACCGAGGCCAGACGCCGTGCTCGCACGTCCGGGAATTGCTCGGGCAGCGCTTGACAGAGCTTGATGCCCAGACCACTGAGCTCCTGGCCCTTAGGGAAACGATCTCCCAGCTTTACGCCCAGGCAGCCGAACCCAAACAACCCGAGGCCTGCCCCCCAGACGAGATCTGCCGCTACCTCTGA
- the merA gene encoding mercury(II) reductase, which yields MGNERFDLAIIGSGGAAFAAAIRARGLGKRVVMIERGTLGGTCVNTGCVPSKALLAAADARHVALDSARFPGVMASAGAVDISALIEGKAALVESMRTEKYVDLAADYGWAMLQGDAVFTGTQDTPLLQVTSPGGAVETIEAAHYLVATGSTPWAPPVPGLAETGYLTSTTAMELDEVPESLLVLGGGYVALEQAQLFSRLGSRVTMLVRSRLTSHEEPEVSKALAGVFADEGIRVVRRATVDSVSLDEATGGVSATASVAGGQEVFRASRLLVALGRRPVTEGLNLDAVGVKTGTSGEIVVDSRLASSNPRIWAAGDVTGHREFVYVAAAHGALAVENAFTDAVDEVDYRHLPRVTFTSPAVGAVGMTEQDAVAAGIRCDCRVLPLNYVPRALVNRDTRGFIKVVADRDTGRIVGLTAVAKDAGELAAAGVYLLEAGMTTGQVAGMWSPYLTMAEGIRIACKAFTTDVSKLSCCA from the coding sequence ATGGGAAACGAACGGTTCGATCTGGCGATCATCGGTTCCGGTGGCGCGGCGTTTGCGGCCGCGATCCGGGCCAGGGGGCTGGGCAAGCGGGTAGTGATGATTGAGCGTGGCACCTTGGGCGGGACATGCGTGAACACCGGGTGCGTGCCGTCGAAGGCGCTCCTGGCTGCCGCGGACGCCCGGCACGTGGCGTTGGACTCGGCCCGCTTCCCCGGCGTGATGGCCTCGGCCGGGGCCGTGGACATTTCGGCCCTCATCGAGGGCAAGGCTGCACTTGTTGAAAGCATGCGGACAGAGAAGTACGTCGACCTTGCCGCGGACTATGGCTGGGCCATGCTCCAGGGAGACGCGGTATTCACCGGGACCCAGGACACACCTCTGCTCCAGGTCACCTCACCGGGCGGTGCCGTTGAGACGATCGAGGCCGCACACTACCTTGTGGCCACCGGCTCCACACCATGGGCGCCGCCCGTTCCCGGACTGGCCGAGACCGGCTACCTGACCTCGACCACGGCGATGGAACTGGACGAAGTGCCCGAATCGTTGCTGGTCCTTGGCGGCGGCTATGTCGCCCTAGAGCAGGCGCAGCTGTTCTCCCGGCTCGGCTCCCGCGTGACTATGCTCGTCCGCTCCAGGCTCACCTCGCACGAGGAGCCGGAAGTATCCAAGGCGCTGGCCGGGGTCTTCGCGGATGAGGGGATCCGGGTGGTCCGGCGGGCCACCGTGGACTCAGTGAGCCTCGATGAGGCCACCGGCGGGGTCAGCGCCACCGCTTCGGTGGCCGGTGGACAGGAAGTGTTCCGGGCCTCCCGGCTGCTCGTGGCCCTGGGGCGCCGGCCCGTCACCGAGGGGCTGAACCTCGACGCCGTCGGGGTGAAGACCGGCACGTCCGGTGAGATCGTGGTCGATTCCCGTCTGGCCAGCTCGAACCCCAGGATCTGGGCTGCAGGGGATGTCACCGGCCACCGTGAGTTCGTCTACGTCGCCGCGGCCCACGGCGCCCTTGCCGTGGAGAACGCGTTTACCGACGCCGTGGATGAGGTCGACTACCGGCATCTGCCGCGGGTGACCTTCACCAGCCCGGCTGTGGGTGCCGTCGGGATGACTGAGCAGGACGCGGTCGCTGCCGGTATCCGCTGCGACTGCCGGGTGCTGCCCCTGAACTACGTCCCCAGGGCCCTGGTCAACCGCGATACCCGGGGATTCATCAAAGTCGTTGCCGACCGTGACACCGGCCGGATCGTGGGCCTCACCGCCGTGGCCAAGGACGCGGGCGAGCTGGCCGCCGCGGGCGTCTACCTGCTCGAGGCGGGGATGACCACCGGGCAGGTCGCCGGCATGTGGAGCCCCTACCTGACCATGGCCGAGGGCATCAGGATCGCCTGCAAGGCCTTCACCACAGACGTCTCCAAACTCTCCTGCTGCGCCTAA